A genome region from Triticum aestivum cultivar Chinese Spring chromosome 2B, IWGSC CS RefSeq v2.1, whole genome shotgun sequence includes the following:
- the LOC123042518 gene encoding uncharacterized protein — MPLAGIVSSSAAALLLLFVLLAEGQPAEGLVAKNGSEAFLTPEPEVCYCYRRSVTDGEAKLAKTVAVGPIELGLGAVPTSKTTAVPADTHAPTPPALAPPAAETGLSWRAKAWCCWVLAVATVVVLFVVRPETFLVSPRIDGMFITGGEGDPPVDGNQHTTMDTVLDTVPDILKVSVDSSETRRERGSSPTPRPQPRDPMLISDSNGDSPVDGLHDGRGELFYCPMCMETAPIVLKSRFGSCDDHVFCSSCVAKYVAVKQRQDVALPVECPDCEDDPSLNSDGEGNEDSPADGNGKRFYCAKCMHVVPCACIRPSFTSCTHDLCSSCVSRQLRGRRRQAGKLPRHHPTDLLPKGNGDLPVDVGGELFDCAICMELVPGTLKFGVNSCAHAFCSSCVAQYIAAKLDEKVARIECPHPGCEDGAVEPESCHGIIPTDLLDKWGLLLCELAVGTKRMYCPYRECSALLLADSEAGAAAIAEAECPHCHRLFCARCAVPWHDGLGCEEFQKLGPDERGREDLLLRRLVGKEGWQRCPECQMFVEKSEGCNYIKCRCGYSFCYRCASELSAQNHYCNKCKR, encoded by the exons ATGCCGTTGGCCGGGATCGTGTCCTCCTCCGCCGCGGCTCTTCTCCTCCTATTCGTCCTCTTGGCCGAGGGGCAGCCGGCGGAAGGCCTCGTGGCCAAGAACGGGAGCGAGGCCTTCTTGACGCCAGAACCAGAGGTGTGCTACTGCTACCGGAGGAGCGTCACCGACGGGGAAGCCAAGCTGGCCAAGACGGTCGCCGTCGGCCCTATTGAGCTGGGCCTGGGCGCAGTGCCGACGTCAAAGACAACAGCAGTCCCGGCGGACACGCACGCGCCTACACCTCCAGCGCTAGCCCCGCCTGCCGCTGAAACGGGCCTGAGCTGGCGAGCCAAGGCATGGTGCTGCTGGGTCCTCGCCGTGGCAACGGTGGTCGTCCTGTTCGTGGTGAG GCCTGAAACGTTCCTAGTATCACCGCGAATCGACGGCATGTTCATCACCGGCGGCGAGGGAGATCCGCCGGTTGACGGCAACCAACATACCACCATGGATACGGTCCTGGATACGGTGCCCGACATCCTCAAAGTCAGCGTCGACTCGAGCGAAACTAGGCGAGAACGTGGCTCGAGTCCGACGCCCCGACCCCAGCCGCGCGACCCCATGTTGATCTCCGATAGCAATGGCGATTCGCCCGTGGACGGCCTCCACGACGGCCGCGGTGAGCTCTTCTACTGCCCCATGTGCATGGAGACGGCGCCCATCGTCCTCAAATCCCGCTTCGGCTCGTGCGACGACCACGTCTTCTGCTCGAGCTGTGTCGCCAAGTACGTCGCTGTGAAGCAGCGCCAGGACGTCGCTCTTCCCGTCGAATGCCCCGACTGCGAGGACGACCCCTCGTTGAACAGCGATGGCGAGGGCAACGAAGATTCACCGGCGGATGGCAATGGTAAGCGCTTCTACTGCGCCAAGTgcatgcatgtggtgccatgtgcATGTATACGGCCCAGCTTCACCTCGTGCACCCATGACTTGTGCTCGAGCTGTGTTTCTCGTCAACTGCGAGGACGCCGCCGCCAAGCCGGAAAGCTTCCGCGGCATCACCCCACCGACCTCCTCCCAAAGGGCAATGGAGATTTGCCGGTCGACGTTGGCGGGGAGCTCTTCGACTGCGCCATCTGCATGGAGCTGGTGCCCGGCACCCTCAAGTTCGGCGTCAACTCGTGCGCCCACGCCTTCTGCTCGAGCTGCGTCGCCCAATACATCGCCGCGAAGCTTGACGAGAAGGTCGCTCGCATCGAATGCCCGCACCCAGGCTGTGAGGACGGTGCCGTCGAGCCGGAGAGCTGCCACGGCATCATCCCCACGGACCTCCTCGACAAGTGGGGCTTGCTGCTGTGCGAGCTCGCGGTAGGCACCAAGAGGATGTACTGCCCGTACCGGGAATGCTCGGCGCTCCTGCTCGCCGACAgcgaggccggggcggcggcgatcgccgaggcaGAGTGCCCGCACTGCCACCGGCTTTTCTGCGCCCGGTGCGCCGTGCCGTGGCACGACGGCTTGGGGTGCGAGGAGTTCCAGAAGCTCGGGCCGGACGAGCGCGGCCGGGAGGACCTCTTGCTCCGGCGTCTCGTCGGCAAAGAGGGCTGGCAGCGGTGCCCCGAGTGCCAGATGTTCGTGGAGAAATCGGAAGGGTGCAACTACATCAAATGCAG GTGTGGATACAGCTTCTGCTACCGATGCGCATCCGAGTTGTCCGCGCAAAACCATTACTGCAACAAGTGCAAGCGCTAA